Within the Myxococcus virescens genome, the region GGTGCGGGACGACACCCAGGCCCGAGCTCTTGAACATCCGCGTCCCGTTGTTCTACCTCGGTGCCGCTGGCGCATTCGGTGACTACGGGCTGTACTCGACGACCCGGGTGTCATCGACGGATGTCACGGCGCTCGTCGTCCGCCGCTTCGGTCCGGAGCGAGTGGCCGAGGACTTCGGCCATGGTGACCTCTTGTACGCGGCGGATGCACCGACGCTCGCGTGGCAACCGCTCGCGACGTGGTTGCTGAGCCATTGAGGAGGAGCATCTCCGTACCAAGAGGCCGCAAGAAGAAGGCGCTCGGCTCGCGCGCGTGGCAGTGGGAGCCCTTCGCATCGGACGAAGGGCTCCATCACCTGAAGTGCCGTTGGGCTTACGGCCCGTCCAGCACGGCCAACATGCGCGGCAGCACGTCGAAGAACGCGTAGTTCCAGCAACTGAAGTTGTGCCCGCCGTCACAACCGAAGGGCTTCTGGCCCGGCGCGGGGCGGCCATACATCTCGTAGTGGTGCGGCACGCCCGCGGCATTCAGCGCATGGTGGAACCGGTCCGTGGACGCCCCCGGGACGCGTTCGAGCACATCCCCATCCCAGATGCCCGACCCCGCATACAAGGCGACGGCCACGCCCCGCAGAGACGCCGCACGCGGAATGGGGTTGTTCATGTTCCAGGCCTGGTCGAAGGGCCAGAAGGGAGAGCCGAACGCCCCATCCGGGTTCTGCAGCCACCGCGTCCCCTCCTCCGTGATGGTGGCGCGGATGGCGGCGTCACCCAGGTCCAGGGCCCCCGAGAAACTGGCCGCATAGGCAAACAGGTCGGGGCGCCGCGCGGCGTAGCTGATGGCCCCGAAACCGCCCATGGACAGCCCCGCGATAGCACGGCCCCGCTTGTACGCCAGCGTGCGAAGGTTCTGGTCCACCCACGGAATGAGCTGGTTGAGGTGGAACTCCTCCCACGCCTGATTCACCCCACGAGGGAAGACCCAGTTCGTGTACCAACCGACCTTGCCGCCATCCGGCATGATGGTGATGACGGGCATGTTCTCGGTAATCGCATACGCCGCACCGAACTCCACCCACTGAGCCGAGTTCGCGCCTCCTCCCCCGTGCAACAGGTAGACCGCGGGGTATCGCACGCCCGGGTTGTTGTAATACCCCGTCGGCAGGAGCACCCGAACGTGGTGGCGAGGGTCATAGACCGCGTGAGGTGCGATCAGCGGCGTGGAGATTTCCACGTCGATGAGCCGATCCGTGATGTGCCGCACCGCATGAACCGTGATGCCATGCCCCGAATAGAAGTTTGGCGCGAGCGAGGCATCGGATGCCTCCGCGTCACCTGGTACTCCGAGGAACAGGGCGAATAACAAGACTCCCACGAGTCTGCGTGCGGCACGGACGGGAGACTCGAATCGTTCAAGAGCGGTGCTGGAAACAAAGACGTCCTGGGGCAGCAATCTGCGCATCCTCTGACCTCGGAGAGTAGGTGGGCCGACAACGGCTCTTCATTCGCCAATGACAGGTGCGACGCTAGGGGGCGTATCTGGCCATGGCAACGCACACGTTGGAGCGACCGTGTCATTCCCTCGCAAGGGCCGCTGAGGCTGTGTCTTTTCCGCGACTGTGGACGAGAGCTGTCCATTAATTGCATTCCGTGGCGACTCGCTTCACCCCGGAAGGCCCCCACCCTCGAATGATGGAGACCTCGAATGGGACACAGCTGCGCCCTCACCCCAATCGCCCTCCCCCACGCAACTCCGTGAGCAGATGGAGGATAATTCGCACAAAGGCATGAAGGAACGCACCTCATGCCCCAGACCAGGGGGGGTCTACATCATGGGTACCATCACGAGGGTAACGACGACGTTGTTGAAGCAAGGCGCACGAGGAGTGTCCCGCTCCGGCGGCCACCGGGCACCCACCCGCGTGCTGCCACAAGTCGCCCATCACTCCACCAAGGCACCAAGCCCGTCTCAAATTGCGAGCGAGACGCGGGCGCGGAACAACAGCCTGGACCTGATGAGCGACATCATGGATGCAATGGATCGCCGTGATGGCGGCAACAACGCGGCCACGCCTCGTATCAAGCCGGATGTTCCGCTGTCGCGCCGTGAGAACTTCGCGTTCGACGCCATCCAACCAGGGTACGGAACGTCGAAGTCCGCCATCGACAAGCACGGCAAGCTCCAGCCCGCGGGCGACAGCGTCACCACCAGCGCCTCCGACCACGTCGATGGCGAAAAGTCCATCAAGGCGAAGACGCCGTACACGTCCTTCAGCGGTCCGCCGGTGGGCGTGGACGGCACGGCCACGGGGCCCCTGGTCGACAACCCGCTCTACGGCAAGGACCGCATCGTCACCAACCCGGCCAAGGACCCCAAGAGCGGTGTGGTGCTCGACCAGTTCGACATCCAGCGCGACCTCCGGACGAGCACCAGGCCCGGCTTCGACGAGACCGCGGTGCTGCGCTCCGAGCCACGTCCGCAGCCGCTCTGGCAGCCCACACCCGAAGAGCGCGCCATCATGCCCCAAGTCGGTGTGGACCCCGAGAAGCCCTCGTTCACGTTTCGCGAACGCGCGATGGTGAACTCGGCGCGGGACAAGGAGTACCTGGTCAAGGGCACCATCCACGAGTTCGACTTCTTCCAGGGCCAACCAGACGGCTCGCTCAAGCCCCTCTCCAAGCAAGACGTGATTGACGAAGCCAGGAAGAAGTCCTGAGCCACCGCGCATCGTCCCATCACCGTGCCAGACGAACCCCGACCCTCGCGGCGCCGTGTTGCACCGCGAGGGCGGTGAGCCCGCCAGCTCATGATGTCATTCAGCGAGCGGCAGCGTCGGTCCAGGCTACCCCATGACGCAGACGCCCGACGAGCAGGTCTTCGCCGCCGGACAGACAACGCCGCAGGCGCCGCAGTTGTGCACGTCCGACGACACATCCACGCACTGCGCGCCACACTGCACCCGGGGAGCCGGACAGGAGCCGCCCACGCACTCATAGCCACCCGGCGTGTTGACGCACACCTGGCTGGGATTGCATGCGGCAGTCCCGTTCGAGCACTCGTCGATGTCACTGCACGTCCAACCATTTCCCCAGTAGCCCGGCCTGCAGGTGCAGGTGTAGCTCCCCGGCGTGTTCGTGCAAATCGCATTCACCGAGCACTGCGCAGTGCCATTCGTGCATTCATTGACGTCCGTACAGACACTGGGCTGCATGCCATTGCAGGTGTACCCCGGCTCCACCCGGCAGGTGCTGCTGCAGCCATCCGACGAAACCCGGTTGCCGTCGTCACACTGCTCTCCATTGCTGATACGGCCATCGCCACACACGGCGCTCACACCGCCGCCCGTATCCTCCACCGCGTCCAAGCCGAACAACGAGGCAACCCCACTGCGCAGCCTCACGTAGCGATACGGCGTGGAGTTGCTGAATGGCACCAGCGTGGAGTGGGTCCCGAGCCCCAGGTCCAGCAGGTTCGCCTGTCCCGTGCTGATGAGGCTCATGTCCCCACGAAGGAATTCCACCTGGGCGATGACCGCCAGCGAAAGGCCCTGGTAGTAGACGCGCAGCGGCCCTGTGCCCTCTTCCCCCAGGCCCATGTCCAGAACCATGGAACCGCCCAGGAGCCCCAGGAACGTCGCGGCGTTCCCATCCGGTGCGCCCACGGCGTTGTTCGGATTGAGGACGGCGATGACACCGCTGTGGATGACTGCGTCGGCATGACGGTCACTGGCCATCGCCGACACCGAGTCCGATGACGACTCGCCGTCCACCGGTGCCTCTTCGGAAACAACGGATTCGTCCTCCAACTCAGAACCGCACGCGCTCATCATGCCGAACGCCAGGGCCGCACTCAGCATTCGCCACATGGGGGCCACTCGACTGACCTTCATTGTCTTGCTCCAATCCGCTTGGACTTGGGGATGGCGGTCCGACGTGAGGACTGTCACGCCGGATAACCGCCACAACAATGAACGCACGAATTCCTTTTTCAGCTTTAAAGGCACGCACTTCGAATCCAGAACGCGTGTGCCATTGGACAGCTTTTTCTCCGGGTATCGCCGCGTCGACCGCAAGGCGACACCCACCCTGGACACGAAGGCTGCGACTCCTGTCCCAGCACAGGCAGCCTTCTCGATTCTCGGGAGTAAAGAGAAAAGACAGCAGCGGCGCGCCCCCTCAATCCGAGCCACGAAGTTGCACGCGCCTACCCACGACGCCTCCGCGCCCACGCCAGTGGGGCGTTGATGGCCCGCACCATTCGCCTATCGTATACTTGGGGGAAACGCATCACCCTTTCCCGAGGCCCCATGCGACTGTCACTGATGAGCCTGCTCTGCCTTCTGGTCTCCGCTGGCTGCGGAGACGATACGTCCCAGCTACCGAATTCCTCGCTCGCGGCCTGCTCCTTCACCGACGCGTGCGCGAACGCCGACGAGGAGTGCTACGTCAGCCAGGTCTGTGGCCCGCCCGCCCCTGACGAAGAGCTCTACTGCCAGGCGGAGAAGGGCGACCGCCAGTGTCACCGCCGCTGCCAGGACGATGGCGCCTGCGGTCCCGGCGAGACCTGCAGGGCAGTCGAATGGGTCAAGCGAACAGACATGCTGACCACGACCACCCTTTGCTTCAAGTAGCCGTCGCAAGCATCCCAGGGCCAATGTCGGTACCGCCCCCAGCTCCCCACCGGTGCAGGGTCCGCAGGGAGCCCGGGGCCTGGGCCGCCACCCGCACGCTCAATCCCAACCGCGGAGCTGGACGCGGACCCGCCGCACGAGCAGTTCCCACTCCTGACGCTTCAACGTCGTCAGGACGCGCCCGCCAATGAGTGTGAGCCCGGTGAGCGTCATCACCAGGAAGCCGATGCGGTGGTCCCTCAGCCCAGCGTCGAGCAGCGTGGCCGCGACGTCCAGCGTGAGGAACAGGGTCCCCAACGCCAGGTAGGCGCGAATCTGGAACACCATGCCCGCCACCACGCCGAGCAGACACACCCCGCCGAAGACGAGCGCATACGTGCCGTCGGGAGACTGACCCACCTGGACCGCGATGCGCGCCGCCGCGGGCACATACAGCAACAAGCCCCCGAGGATTCGCACCGTGTTGCGCGCGGCGTGCGGCAGGCTCTCCGCGAAGAGCTGGCCCAGCATCAACAACAGCAAACCCATGGGCGCCAGGTAGATTTCCAAACCCTCCAGGCCAAAGGCCAGCGCGGAGATGAGCAGCGCGAAGTTGCACGCGGCCGCGGCGAACGCACCGAACAGCCGGCTGCGCTCCACCGCGCCCAGCGTCGCGTACAGGAGCCCGGAGCCCCCCGCGAGCAGTGCCGCCTCCTGCGTCGCCTCGCCTGGCAGCACCAGCGCCATGCCCACGGGCAGCAGTGCCGCGAAGCGCCGGGTGGCCGCTTCCACGGGCTGTACGCCCGCCCGCCGGGCCAACACCGTCACGCCTACCAGGATGAAGCCCAGGGCCAGCGCGAAGAATGCGTCGTGCTCGGCGCGCAGGCCCGGCGCATACAGATTGCGCACCAGGGCGTAGACCCCGACCACCGCTGTCTGCACGAAGTAGACATGCCGGCCGGTGTGCTGGCTCCAGGCGCAGTGCAGCGCCACCAACACCAGGATGCCAATGGAGGCGATGGCCAGCGGAAGAGCGCCGTCGGAGGCGGAGCCCCCCACCGCCAGGCCCGCGAGCATCAGCCCACTCACCACGAACCCTGTGTCGCGCCCCCATGACAGGCCGCCCGCGACGTCCGGCCGGCGCCTCCGCACCCACTCCTGTGCGGCATGGAGGGCCAGCACGCCCACGGAGGCGGCCAGGGACAGGGCCGCGCCATGGAGGATGAAGAGCGCGCCATAACGCAGCCACGGGCCGACCAGACTCGCGCGAATCGAAAGGAAGGCCATGAGTGAGGCGACAAAAGTGCCTCCCACCCCCCAGGCCCCCAGCGTCGCGACGAGCGAGGCGAGCGTGCCCTTCCACTGGAAAGCCGCCACGAGCACCGACGCGGCGACGAGCGCCAGGGTCACAGGCAACGCGGGAGAGACCATCCAGCTCCCGCCCATGCTCAGCAGCATCTCCCCCAGGAGGTTGAGCGCGGCGAGCGTCGACGACGGCGTTCCATTCGTGGCCAACGCGTACACGAGCGCTGCGAACAAATAGATGGCGCTGGCCTGGTGGATGCGCATGCGAGCGGCGCTCTCGGACAAGCCCCTGCGCCGGACGATCCACGGCCCCAGCGTCACCACCGCCAGCCCCACCAGCGCGAGCACCGGGCCGGGCCACACCTCGAAGATGTCCTCACGGTGCGCCAACGCGTGGACCAGCAGGAGGATGCTCGCGCCAAGCACACCGCGCCCCTGCGCCCTGGCCCCTCCGAGGAACAGCACCAGACCGGTGATGCAGACCAGTCCTGCCGCCGTGAGCCCGGGCTGGAAGAGGGCCGCGACGAAGACCACGCCCACACTGATGACCGAATGGCGCTGCAACAGGCGCTGGAAGGAATTCGGCAGCCCCCGGAGCGAGGCAACGGCATAGACGAGCCCCACGGCGGCGATGCCCGCGAAAGCCCGCTGCCACAGCAGGAACACCGTGTCTCCTGGTGCGAGCCACGCGTCCTTATCGAGCCAGTGCAGGGACTCGGCGCCGATGCGCACCCACCTGCCTTCGGACGACCACGCGTGCGTGAGCCTGGGCCCGAGCAGCGACTGCCTCGCGGCCCAGAGCGCCGCACCCGGCAGCCCGAGCCAGAGCCCCACGCTCGCGAGCCGCACCGAGCGCGCGGACACCGAGAGCAGCAATACCAACACCGCGGGCCCCAGCAACATCAAGGGCGGAATGAGAGCCAGCGCCCGGGACGGCCGGGGCAGGCCGACGAGGAGCGCGCCTTTCAGGAGCACAGATGCCAGGACCGCCACACCGAGATGGGGAACCCAGTGGTAGAGCTTGCCGTGACGAGGCTTCTCCAGAAGTCCGGCGACCCAGGGCCCGAAGCGCCGTGTCGCCAGCGCGACGCCCCAGAGCGCGATGCCGATGAGCGAGGTCCGCAGAGCGGCGACGTCCGGCGGCGACGGCCGGCCCGCTCGGTTGAGCAGAGCGGTGAGCGCGATGAGCGCGCCCAGCGACGCGAGCGTCACCACCGAACCGCGCAGGTGCCATGCCTCGAATCCGCGCGACACGAAGGCCACCAGCACGACCAGGAGGAGCAGACCAGCCGCGAGCAGGCACGTGGCGCGCTCGGCATCCGTGGGCCTGGCCAACCACCCGGCCAGCGTGAGCGTAGCCATGACCGTCTGCACCAGCGCCGCCGTGGCGAAACCATCCGTGAAGAGCGGAAACCCCCGCGCACCGAGCGGCAGCCTGAAGAGGTCGAACATCCTCCGGCCCTCGTGCCCGGCAGCGGAGTCCGCGGCATCCAGCGGAGCGCGGCCGCGCAGCGCGGAGAAGGCCGCGAAGCCGAGCGCCAATGACGCGGCGACCAGGGCGGAGCGCGGGGATGCGAAGTCGGAGACGGTGCCCATCACCTGGGAGACCGCGAGCGCGAGCCCCGCGGCTGCGAGGAACCCGACGAACCTGCTGCCATCCCGCCGGACACGCAGCAGCAACCAGGCCGTGACCACGGCCGTGGGAAGCGCGGAGAGCACACTGGCTGACAGCCGTGTGGCTGACACAAGCAGGTCCGGAGCGCTCGGAGAGGAATCCACGGCCAGGAGGACTCCCGCCGCGGCCAGGCTGAGGGCGAGGTCATCCAGGGGCAGCAGTCCATCCCTTCGCGACACAGGCTGCGCCCACGCGCCCTGCACGAGCCCCGCGACACCGTAGAGTCCACTCACGAGCGCGAAGACCGCCAGCCGGCCCCAGCTTCCCTCCAACGCCGGGGTCCCCTCGGCGAAGGCGAGCACACCGAAGACAAGGCCCACGCCACCCAGGTAGTGCAGGCCCCGCCAGCGCCAGCCGCCGGCAAGGTGCGCGGCCCCAGCGATGACCAGCCCCGTCAGCACCTGGGGCCACGGCGAGGCGGCGCTGCCCACCTGGCGCACCAGGGGCATTGCCACCAACGACCCTAGGAGGGTCCAGGCGAGCAGGCGGATACGCAGTCCCGGAAAGGCACTCCAACGCGCCAGGAGCATCAAGCCCGCGGTCGCCACCGTGCCGCCGAATACCCACCAGCCCGGCTCCGTCGGCGCCTGCGTGCGAGCGAACAAGGCCCCAGCGAGGAGCGTCGTCATCACCATGAGGTGGACCAGGGCCCGCCGCCGTGGCTCCAGCAGGAAGAAGACACCCGCCGCGATGAGTGGCGCGAGCGCCGAGGCCAAGTCGACCTGGAAGTCCCCTCCGGGCTCACTGGAGAACGCGCCCAGCGCGCCCACGACCGCGCCACTGGCGAGCACCGCGTAGGCCACAATCTCCAGCACCGGACTCACACGCGGATGGGCCTCGCGCGCGGCGTCGGTGGTCGCGGCCACGGCGATGACGGTGGCCAGGGCCTGGGCCCACAGCGTGAGGCCCGCGAACAAGGCGCTGCCTGGCTCCAGAGCGTCGAAGCCCGACGGTGCGCTCGCCACACAGAAGACGGCGAGCCACAGCGCGCCATAGAGCGCGGCGCTCGCGCCGACGAGCGCCGTGTTTCCCTCCGTCGCCTTCCGTGCGCGCCATACCGTGGCGGCCAGGGCCATGACACCCACGGAGGCACAGAGCGTGCGCGGCCAGGGCGCGTCCTCGAGCGCCATCAGCGGAAGCCCCGCGAGCAGGGAGGGCAGGAGCGCCAACCCCAGGGTCGCGGCGGAGGTGCCATGCAGCAGTCGCCCCGCCGACCTCAGCGGCACCAAGCCCAGCGCGGCGGCGCCAAGCGCCACCGCGGCACCGAACCCAGGTGACAGGGCGAACAGCGACGACAGCGCGATGAAGGCGACGGGGAGCAACGCGAGGCCAATGCCCGCGAGCACGCGGCCGACCGGCATGGAGCGCCGGGAGAGGAACACACCGAGCCCGATGAAGGCCGCGTGGTACCCCCACAGGGCGCCCGTGACGAGGAGCTGACGCGGAACGCCGCCGAGTGCCTGCCAGGCCTCGCGCACACCCATGAGCGAGCCGCCCAGCACCAGCATCGCGCCCAGGAACCACCAGATGAACTCCTGGAACCGGGGCGCGCTCTCCGGCCGTGCATCGAGCGCAACGACGGCCTCGAGCCCTCCACTGAGCGGACCTGATGTACCCCTGTCGAAGAACGTCTGCCCGGAATCCAGCGCCGCACCCAGGTCGTCATCCCCCGCGTCCGAGTCAGGCCGGAGCCCTCGACGCTTGCGCGCTTTCTGCTCCCGCTCCGCCTTCGCGGCGTCGTCCAACGAGCGCGCGAGCGCAGCGCCCCAGCCCCACAGCCGCCATGCT harbors:
- a CDS encoding alpha/beta hydrolase, with product MGVLLFALFLGVPGDAEASDASLAPNFYSGHGITVHAVRHITDRLIDVEISTPLIAPHAVYDPRHHVRVLLPTGYYNNPGVRYPAVYLLHGGGGANSAQWVEFGAAYAITENMPVITIMPDGGKVGWYTNWVFPRGVNQAWEEFHLNQLIPWVDQNLRTLAYKRGRAIAGLSMGGFGAISYAARRPDLFAYAASFSGALDLGDAAIRATITEEGTRWLQNPDGAFGSPFWPFDQAWNMNNPIPRAASLRGVAVALYAGSGIWDGDVLERVPGASTDRFHHALNAAGVPHHYEMYGRPAPGQKPFGCDGGHNFSCWNYAFFDVLPRMLAVLDGP
- a CDS encoding EGF domain-containing protein, which codes for MKVSRVAPMWRMLSAALAFGMMSACGSELEDESVVSEEAPVDGESSSDSVSAMASDRHADAVIHSGVIAVLNPNNAVGAPDGNAATFLGLLGGSMVLDMGLGEEGTGPLRVYYQGLSLAVIAQVEFLRGDMSLISTGQANLLDLGLGTHSTLVPFSNSTPYRYVRLRSGVASLFGLDAVEDTGGGVSAVCGDGRISNGEQCDDGNRVSSDGCSSTCRVEPGYTCNGMQPSVCTDVNECTNGTAQCSVNAICTNTPGSYTCTCRPGYWGNGWTCSDIDECSNGTAACNPSQVCVNTPGGYECVGGSCPAPRVQCGAQCVDVSSDVHNCGACGVVCPAAKTCSSGVCVMG